The genomic interval TTTTGTAGAATTAGGACGTCGCTTCGGATTATCCGGACTGACGGAAAAAGCACAACGTAGCGAGTGAGGAATATATGGGGATTAGTCCAATTCAATTGTTGATCGTGTTGGTGATTGTCGTGTTGATTTTTGGCGGCAAGCGCTTACGTAGTCTGGGCTCGGATCTAGGGCACGCGATTAAAGGGTTCAAAGAAGTCAACAAAGAAGACAAAGAAGCAAAAACGAAAGCGCAGGAGCGCGTCCGTCATGATCAAACCGACGACGATGTGATCGAAGGTGAGGTCAAAAAAGAAGACCATACCCACTAAACTTCGCCCATCATGTTTGATATTGGGTTTTGGGAGCTAGCGACGATCG from Suttonella sp. R2A3 carries:
- the tatA gene encoding twin-arginine translocase TatA/TatE family subunit; translation: MGISPIQLLIVLVIVVLIFGGKRLRSLGSDLGHAIKGFKEVNKEDKEAKTKAQERVRHDQTDDDVIEGEVKKEDHTH